The genome window TCGCGCCCCATCATCGCTTGAGCCCGTCTGGGTCGAAGCCCGGGTCATGCTTCAGGCCGCCCGGCTGCGGGAATGACGGGCGAGCACGGCGCCGGCGCGCGCGACCTCGGCGCTCAGAACCGGCCACTCCGGCACGTCGTTGTCCCATTCGATCAGGCTCGGAAGCGGGCCGGTACGGCCGATCACCTCCTCGAACAGCGCCCACACCGGATCGGCGACAGGGCTGCCGTGGGCGTCGATGAGGAGCGGCGCGCCGGTCTCGTCCGTGTCGGAATCATGGCCGCCGAGGTGGAGCTCGCCGACCGCCTCGAAGGGGAAATCCGCCAGGTAGGCGCGCGGATCCGTGTCGTGATTCACCGCCGAGACGAAGACGTTGTTGATGTCGAGCAGCAGGCCGCAGCCCGTGCCGGCCACCAGCGCGCCGAGGAATTCGACCTCATCAATGGTGCTTTCCTCGAAGCGCAGATAGGTCGACGGGTTCTCCAGCAGCATGCGGCGGCCGAGCGTGTCCTGCACCCGGCGGATGTGATCGCCGACCCTCGCCAGTGTCCCGGGAGTATAGGGCAGCGGCAGGAGGTCGTTGAAGAAGGCGCCGTCGTGGGTCGACCACGCCAGGTGCTCCGAGAAGCTCTCCGGCCTGTAGCGGTCGATCAGTCTCCGCAACCGGGCGAGGTGGGCCGTGTCGAGCGGTCCTTCGCCGCCGATGGACAGGCCGACGCCGTGGACGGACAGCGCGAAACGCTCGCGAAGCGCGCCGAGTTGGGCATGGGGCCGGCCGCCGTCGCCCATATAGTTCTCGGCATGGATCTCGACGAAGGCGGGCGGGTTCGCCGCATCCGCGAGGATGGCGTCGAAATGCGCTGGCTTGAAGCCGACGCCGGGGCCGGCGGGGAGCGACATGGGCATGAGATCCTCCATGGAAGCGGGAGGGCACCCGTGCGGCGCCCTCCACCGGAAATGACGGCCCGGTTCCGCTGCGGCCGGAGCGCGCCCCTCACTTGGCGCGGCTCACATGGCGCGGCTCACATGGCGCGCCTCACGTGGCGCTCCTCACATGGGCTGAAGGTGGCCCATGCCCTTCGGGGTCTTGATGGTCTCACAGGTTCCCTTGGCGACGTACTTCCAGGCCTTGGCGTCGTAGTCGACCTTGGAGGTTCCGGCGCACGTGGTGCCGGCACCGGCGGCGCAATCGTTCTGGCCGGCCATCGCGACGCCGTAGCACTTGTCCATGGTCGGCTGCGGCGCGACCGGGCCGGCGGCGGCGCTGGCGACCATGCCGAGGGCGGCGACGAGCGAGCCGGCGAGGGTGGCGACCGCGAGGGTGGTCTTGCTGGTGGTCGTGGTCATGGAGAACGTCCTCTCTGAAGGGGCTGATCGGCGTCGACGGCGGGTGTGCCCAACCGACGCCACCTCCTTCTTCGGAAGCGTCTGCCGCCGTGTTAGGGTGGCCTGCGACAAAATCTGGGGCCGTCAAAAAAATGTCTTTCGGTTGTTGCGCGGCATAACATTCGGCCCCCGACCGGCGAACTGACCCTCGGGATGATGTTAATGACCGATCGGGAGCGGCGCTGGGCCGGGTTGATGCAGGCTGCGCTCGCCGGCGACGGCGCGGCCTACGAACGGCTTTTGCGCGAAATCGCGCCGGCGATCCGTGTCGTGGTGCAGCGCCGTCTGACGCGTATCGGTGCGCCGGCCGCCGAGTGCGAGGACATCGTGCAGGAGACGCTGCTCGCGCTTCACCTGAAGCGGCAGAGCTGGCGGACGGGCGATCCGCTGGGGCCATGGCTCTGGACCATCGCGCGCAACAAGATGGTCGACCATCTGCGCCGGCGCGGACGGCGCGTCGAGGTGCCGGTGGAGGATTTCGCCGACGTTCTGGCCGCACCGGAGGAGCGCCCGGGCACCGAAGCGGCTGATGTCGAGAGGCATCTCGCCCAGTTGCCCGAGAAGCAGCGGGACGTGCTGCGTTCCATCGCCGTCGACGGGAGTTCCATCGGCGAGACCGCCGAGCGCATGAAGATGACGCCCGGTGCCGTGCGCGGTGCCTTGCACCGCGCCTTTTCCAGCCTTTCGGCGCGGCTGAGGACGGACGGATGAAGGACGGGAAGGCGTGAAGACGGACGATCTGATACGCGGCCTTGCGGCGGACGTGCGACCGACGCGCGGACTGGGGGTGGGGCTTGCCCTCGCGCTGGCCGCCGGGCTCGCCGGCGCGCTGGTGCTGTTCGCTCTCGTTCTGTCGCCGCGCCATGGCATGCCGGCGCTGCTCGCCGAACCGCGCATCCTGCTGAAGTTCGCCGTCACCCTTTCGCTGGCCGTCGCCGCCGGCTGGACCGCCCTGCGCCTGGTGCGGCCGGGCTCGAAAGCGGCCGGCCCGGCGCGGCTGCTGGCTTTGCCCGCGGCGCTTCTGGCTCTCGGCGTGGCGGCCGAGATGGTCGTGACCCCCGAAGCGGACTGGATGCCCGGCCTCGTCGGGCATTACGCCGTTTATTGCGTGATGCTGGTGCCGGTGATGTCGGCCCCGGTGCTGGGCGCTGTCCTGCTGGCGCTGCGGCGCGGCGCCCCGTCCCGCCCGGCACTCGCCGGCGCGGTCGCGGGGCTGATGGCCGGCGGGCTCGGCGCAGCGCTCTATGCCTTCCACTGCATCGACGATTCGCCGCTCTTCATGCTGACCTGGTATGGCATCGCCATCGGCATCGTCACCGCGGCCGGCGCGGTCATCGGACGGCGCGTGCTCGCCTGGTGATCACCAGTCCCCTGCGCCCTCTGCGCGGGGGGCGCGGCCGCGGCACTCCTGGACCGGATCATTGCCGCCGCCCGCGCTCGTCGCCTCCGGCGGCTCAGCCTCGAAACCCGGGGCGGCCCGGCCTTCGAACCGGCGCTCGCACTCGACCGGCGCTACGGCTTTCGCGACGGCCCGCCTTTTTCCGATTACGAGGCCTCCGGCTTCAACCGGTTCCTCCACCTCGACCTCGGGTCAAGCGGGCGGAGCAGGGCGCTCCGCAGCCGGCCCCGATTGCGTTTGCCCCGCCGCGAGGCCTTCCCCCCACTCCATGTTCGCGTCTCCACGCCCGGCCGCCGCCTTTCCGAAGACGGCGATCGCCGTGCGTTCGCGTCGGCTCAGAAAATGTTCCCGTCGAGGCACCGGACCTATTGCCTAGACAATAAAGTGCGGGTAGCACTTTATTGTCTAGTCAAAAGAGCCATTCCTTCCGGCCGCCAGACAAGGGAACGATCGATGCACACGACCAGGCGTACCATTCTCAAGGGAATGGCCGGTCTTCCGGCCCTTTTCGCGGGACTTTCCCCCCTCGCCGCGCTGGCCCAGGCGGGCGGCGGCGATACCTTGCGCGTCGCGGCCGGAAAGCCGGCGGGCGACCTGGACCCGCACAAGTACAAAGGCCTGTGGGCCATCCAGGATCTGATCTTCGAGCCGCTGATCCGATACGGCCACGGCGGCAAGATGGAGCCGGCACTCGCCACCGACTGGCAGGTTGAGAACGCGGGCAAACTGTTTCGCGTGCATCTGCGCAAGGACGTCACGTTCCAGGACGGCACGCCTTGGGACGCGGCGGCGATGACGTGGAACCTCGATCGCTGGATCGGCAAGGACAGCGCCAGCTGGATGAACGCCTCGCGGCTGTTCTCCAACTACAAGGTGCTCGATGACCACACCGTCGAAATCAACTTCAAGGAGCCGGTGCTAGGGCTTCTGAACGAGTTCGCCTATGTGCGCCCCGTGCGCTTCCTCAGCCCGAAATCGGTCGGCGCGGACGGCGCTTATGCGAAGCCGGTTGGCACCGGCGCATGGATCGAAGCGAGCGCGGACAATGACGGCAGCACCTTTACCCGCTTCGATGGCTACTGGGGCGACAAGCCGGGCTTCAGCCGCATCGAGGTGAAGGTTCTGCCCGAATCCCGCAGCCGCATGGCGGCGCTGCGCGCGGGCGAGATCGACCTCATGGGCGGAGACTTCCTGGCGCCGATCAAGGCGACGGAAGCGAAGACGCTGGAAAAGGCCGGGATCCCCGTGGCGGTCGAACTGGGCACGACCACGGTGGTCATCGGCTTCAATCCGCAGCGCAATCCGGCGCTGGAGGACCTCGCCGTCCGCCAGGCGATGAATATCGGCTTCGACCGGCAGGCGATCGCGAAGGTGCTCTATCAGGGCCTCGCCGAACCGGCCGGCAACCTGTTTCCCGCGAGCGTGCCGCTTGCCGGAACGCGCTTTCCCGTCCCGGCGCGCGACGTCGAGGCGGCGAAAAAGCTGCTGGAAGAGGCCGGCTGGGTGGGCGCGCCGATCCGCGAGAAGGACGGCAAGCCGCTGAAGCTCGAGATGGTGGTGAGCGAGGAGCAAATCGCGGGGTCGCGCTCGCTGGCTGAAATTCTGCAGGCCCAGCTTGGAGAGGTGGGCATCGGCATCACCATCCGCTCGGTCGACCATGCCTCCCGCCATTCCGACATCCCGGCGCGCGTGTTCGATCTCGCGCTGTTCACCACTTTCGGCGCTCCCTACGAGCCGTTCGGCACCATCGTCGGCCTTCTCCTGTCCACTTATGACAACGGCGTCGACGGCAAGCTGGTGATCGATCCGCAGAAGCTCGATCCGCTGGTGCTCGCCGCAACCAACGCGCCGGAGGACGAGGTCGGCGCTGCGCTTCAGGCGATCTACGACCAGATGCACGCCGACGTTTCCATGCTGCCGCTGTTCTACAGCCCGGCGATCTGGGCGCACACCGCGCGCGTGAAGGGCTTCGAGGTCCCGGCCACCGAATACGACCTGCCTTATCGCGGCATCACGCTCGAGTCCTGAGGCTGGTCATGTCGACGCTGATCGCGATCCGCCTGCGCAATGCGGCGGTGCTGCTCGTCCTGGCGACGATGCTCTGCTTTGCGCTGGTGGTGTCCGCCCCGGGCAATGTCGCCGTGCTCATCGCAGAGCTTCGCACGCCCAAGGCGACGTTCGAGCAGATCAAGGTGGTCGAGGAGGAACTCGGCCTCAACCAGCCGCTGCTCGTGCGCTACGGCAGCTGGCTGAACGGCGTGCTGCACGGCAATCTCGGCGTCTCCTACAAGACGGGCGACGCCATCGGGCCGGCTCTCGCCAGCCGGCTGCCCGTCACGCTCACGCTGGTCGTCGGTGGCGCGGCGTTTGCGATGCTGCTGAGCTTCACGCTCGGATTCGCGGGGGCGCTCTGGCCGGGGCGCCTCGGCGATGCACTCAGCCGCGTCGTCGCGCTCCTCGGCGCGTCCATGCCGTCCTTCTTCGTCGGCGCGCTGCTGATCTATGCGCTGGCGGTGGAACTGGGCCTGTTCCCGACCTTCGGGAGCGCCGGGCTGTCGAGCTGGGTGCTGCCCTGGATGACCATCGGCCTGCTGCCCGCGGCCGTGCTCAGCCGGGTGGTTCGCGTGGGGTTGGAGGAGGCGATGGCACGGCCCTTCGCGCTCACCGCCTCCGCGAAGGGACTGTCGCGCCGCGCCATCCTGTTCCGCCACGCGCTGCCCAACATCGCGCCGACCTACATCAACGCGCTCGGTGCCCAGGGTGGAGCCATGGTGGTCGGAGCGGTGGTGGTGGAGCCGCTTTTCGCCCTGAAGGGCATCGCCGATCTTTTCCTGCAGGGCGTGCTGTTCCGAGATTTCATGGTGGTGCAGGCGTGTCTGCTGGTCTTCCTCACCTCCTTCGTCCTCCTCAACCTTCTGGTCGACATCGGCATGATGTTCACCGACCCGAAGCTGCGCCGGCAGGGAGCGAACGCATGAGACGGCTCCGCGATCTGCTTCACGTCCTCTCCGGGCTGCCGAAGCTCGCCTTCGTCGCCGTCGGGCTGTTCGTGCTGCTCGGTTTGTTCGCGCCGTGGCTCGCGCCCTACGACCCGAACGCGCAGGATCTTCTTGCCGCCCACGCCGACCCGTCCTGGCAGCACTGGCTCGGCACAGACCACCTTGGGCGGGACACGCTTTCCCGCCTCATCGTCTCGGCGCGCACCTCGCTGGTCGGCATGAGCCTGGTGCTGCTGATCGCCCTGTCGGTCGGCATCACCATCGGCACCGTCGCCGGATATCGCCGCGGCTGGGTCGAGGAGGTGCTGATGCGCGTGGTCGATGTCGGCCTGGCGATGCCGAGCCTGATCGTCGCGCTCGCCGTGATCGGAATCTTCGGCACCGGCTACTGGAACATGATCCTCGCGCTGGCGCTGGCCTGGTGGCCGGGCAGCGCCCGCATCAGCCGCGCGGTGGCAGTCGGGGTGATGAACCGGCCGCATATCGAATCGCTGCGCGTGCTCGGCGCCAGTCCGGCGCGGATCTATTTCCACCATCTGCTGCCGTCCACCATCGGCGCGGTGCTGGTCTACGCCACGGCGGATGCCGGCGCGGTGGCGCTGTCCATCGCCACGCTCAGCTTCCTCGGCCTCGGCATCCAGCCTCCGACGCCGGAATGGGGGCAGATGCTGGTCGATGCCCTGCCTTATCTCGAAAGCGCGCCGTGGCAGGTGATCCTGCCGGGCCTCGTGCTGACCCTGGTGGTGATCGGCTTCAACCTGCTCGGCGAATCCATCGCCTTGAACCGCGTGCCGACGCCGCTACCCCGCGGCGTCCTGCTCAAGCGCCGGGCGCTTGCCGCCGGCTGGCGAAAGGCTGCGCCATGACTGTCTGCGACGTGCTCAAGGTCAGCAATCTCTCGATAGACCTCTACACCACCCGCGCCGCGCTGCGGCCGGTCGACGGCGTCAGCTATTCCGTCGCCGCCGGCGAAACCCTGGCGATCGTCGGCGAGAGCGGGTCCGGCAAGACCGTGTTGAATTTCGCCCCGCTCGGCCTGATGCCGACCGGTGTCGTCACCGATCTCTCGGGTTCGATCCTGTTCGCCGGGCGCGAACTGGTCGGCCTCGCGGAACCGGACATGCGACGCATTCGCGGCGGCGGCATCGGCACCATCTTTCAGGATCCGATGAGCGCGCTCAATCCGGCGCTGCGCATCGGCCGGCAGATCGCCGAGGTGGCGGAGCTGCATCTCGGCATGAGTGCCGCGCAGGCGGAGGCCCGCGCGCTCGATCTCCTCAAGCTCGTCCGCATGTCGGACCCGGAAGCGCGGCTGCGGCAATATCCGCACGAACTCTCCGGCGGTCTCCGGCAACGCGCGATGATCGCCATCGCCATTGCCGCGGAACCGAAGCTGCTGATCGCCGACGAGCCGACGACTGCGCTGGACGTGACGGTGCAGGCACAGATCATCGGCCTTCTGAAGGACCTCCAGCGCCGGCTCAACACCGCGATCGTGCTCATCACCCACGACATGGGCGTGGTGGCCAGCATCGCCTCCCGGGTGGCGGTCATGTATGCGGGCCGCCTCGCCGAGTACGGCTCCGTCGAGCAGGTGCTTCTGACACCGCGCCATCCCTATACCCGGGGGCTGATCGCAGCCCTGCCGAGCGCGGAGGATGCGCCCGGCGCCCTGTTCCGCGGTCTTCCGGGCACGCCGCCCGTGCTCGGGGCGCCGCTGTCGGCCTGTGCCTTCGCGCCGCGCTGCTCCCAGGCGATCGATGTCTGCGCCCGCCAACTCCCCGCGCTGCAGGCCGCGGAGCACGCCAGCGCCGTCGCATGCCACGTCGTCAACGCGATCAATCCCAAGGAGCGGGTCTATGCGTGAGGCCGGAGACCTTCTGCGGGTCGAGAACCTCGTCACCCGCTTCAAGAGCGTCGAGCGCGGCAAATGGGTGACCGCGGTCGACGACGTCTCGATCCGTCTGGCGCCGGGCGAGATGGTCGGCCTCGTCGGCGAATCCGGCTGCGGAAAGTCCACGCTCGGCCGGTCGATCGTCGGCCTCGAGCGCCCGCAATCCGGCCGCATCGTGCTCGACGGCGTCGACCTGTCGAGCCTGCGCGGGCGCGCGCTGCGGGAACGGCGCCGCGCGATCCAGTACGTGTTCCAAGATCCCTATGCCTCGCTCAACGATCGCCAGACCATCGGCGAAACCCTTGCCGAGGCGCTGACCATCATCGGCGTGAAGGATCGGGAGAAACAGCGCCGGCGCATCCACACGCTGCTGGATCAGGTCGGCCTGCCGGATGGGCTCGCCGAACGCTTCCCGCGCGAATTGTCCGGCGGGCAGCGCCAGCGGGTCGCCATCGCCCGCTCGCTCGCCGTGGAACCTCGCGTGCTGATCTGCGACGAGCCGGTGAGCGCGCTCGACCTTTCGGTGCGGGCGCAGGTGATGAACCTGTTCCTGGAACTGCATGGGAACCTCGGCGTCGCGTGCTTGTTCATCGCCCACGATCTCGCGCTGGTGCGGCAGGCCACCAGCCGGACCTATGTGATGTATCTCGGCAGGATCGTCGAGGACGCGGCCTCGGCCGAGCTCTACGCCCGTCCGAGCCATCCCTATACGCAGGCGCTGCTCGGCTCGATTCCGAGTGCCGATCCGCGCATCGAGGCGCACCGCGAGCCGCCGCCGATCTTCGGCGACATCCCCAGCCCCACCAATCCGCCCTCGGGGTGCCGGTTTCGCACCCGCTGCCCCCGCGCGACGGAGATTTGCGCCGCCAGCCCGCCACCGCCCGTCGAACTCGCGCCGGGTCATCACGCGCGCTGCGTGATCGCCGCTGAACTCCACACCCTCCACCGATCCGTACCGCACGGCCTGCCGATGCCGGCCTGAGCCCCCGGCTCGCCGCATCCTGCCTCCGGTCTCGAAGCACGGTCTCGAAGAAGGACGCCTTCCGTGACAGCAACGGCCACGCCGCCCCTGAACACCGCCCCCGACGACGAGGCCTACTGGCTCGCCATCCGCGACACCATGCAGCCGATGTACGTCAACACCCAGCTCGTCAACACCCGGCGCGGCGCAGCGCCCCGCACTGTGCGCGACCGGGTGCGTGAACTGGTCGACCTGTCGCTCGCCTACGAACTCGACGCGTACGAGCCGATGCGCGAGTTGAAGGAAAGCGGCTCGTCGCTCGCCATCCGAGGCCTGCTGGCCGGTTATTTCGGTGCCGATCCCGACGAGGTGGCGTTGACGCGCAACGCCATGGAGGGCATCGCGACGGTGCTGAACGGGGTCGCCCTCGAGCCGGGCGACGAGGTGCTGGCCACCCGGTTCTGCTACGATTCCAATCTCGCCATCATCCGCCAGCGTGCCCAGCGCGATGGCATCGTGCTGACGTTCGTCGACCTGCCGTTCGGCATCGCCAGCGACGAGGCGATCGTCGCCGCCTTCGCCCATGCCATCACCGGCCGTACACGCCTCGTCAGCCTGCCGCACGTCGTCGCCAACACCGGACTGGTGATGCCGGTGCGCGAGATCGCCGCGCTCGCCCGCTCCCGCGGTGCCTTCACGCTGGTCGACGGCGCCCACTCCGCGGGTCATATCGCGTTCCGGCTCGATGATCTCGGCTGCGACGCCTATGCGACCTGCCTTCACAAATGGATGTATGGCCCGCGCGGCACTGGCTTCCTGTATGTGAGGCGCGAGCGCATCGGCGATGTATGGCCTCTGTTCGCGAGCTGGTCAGGCAAGCCCGCCCACTCCATCGAGAAGTTCGAGGAAGTCGGCACGGTGTTCAAGGCGCTGCCGGCGTCCATACCCGAGGCCATTGCCTTCAACCGCGGCATCGGCCAGGCGGAGAAATCGGCGCGCCTGCGCTATCTGCGCAACCGGTGGGCCGTCCGCCTGCGCGCGCACGAGCGCATCCGCATGCTCACCGACATCGACGCCGATCCCGGCACCGGCTTCGGCGGCTTCATCATCGACGGGATGGAGAGCGAGGTGTTCGCCCGCATCCTGCGCGAGGAGTTCGATATCAACGTGCGCGCCTTCGCCATGGAAGAAGACCCGACGATGCGCGGCATCCATCTGTCGCCGGGCCTGAGCAACACGGTGGAGGAGGTGGACCGCTTCGTGGAGGCGACCTTCGCCATTCTCGCCCGCAGCCACAACGCGTTCATGCGGGCAGGATGACCAGGCCGGCGTCGAGCCGCGTCAGGCGGTCGACGCCGCTGTCGGTGATGACGAGCGTGTCCTCGTACATGATCCCGCCCCAGCCGGGCCGGTAATAGGGCGCCTCGATATTGATCACCATGCCCGGTTCCAGTGTCACCGGGTCCGCCGGGCCGAGGGTCGGGTATTCGTGGGAATCGACACCCAGTCCGTGGCCGACATGGTGGCGGCCGTAGCCCGGCAGGCCGGCCGCCCGCACCTCCTCGACCATGGCGCGGAAAAGCGCGTCGCTCGTCACTCCCGGCGCGACGCGCGCAAGCCCCGCGCGCTGCCCCGCGACGATCGCGGCATCGACAGCCCTGATCTCCGCCGCGGGCTCCCCGACGACGGCGCAGCGGGCGGTATCCGACCAGTAGCCCTGGAACGACCCGCCGATGTCGATGCGCAGGATATCCCCGGGTGCCAGCCGGCGCGGCGAGGCATGGGCGTCGGCGAAGGCCGCCCTCGGTCCGGACGTCACGGCGATGAAGCCGGGCCGGATGCCGGCGCGGATCATGTGCGCCGAGATGTCGGCAGCGAGATCGAGTTCGCTCACCCCGGTCCGCGCCTGCCCCAGGGCGGCGGCGAGCGCGTCTTCCGTTATTCGGGTCGCATGTCGCAGCAGCGCGATCTCGTCGGCGTCCTTGATGGCGCGTGCGCGGCGAAGCAGCGCGGCCGCCCGTGGGGCCGGCCACACGGCAACGCCGGCGGGAAGCCCGTGCGGGGGCACTCCCTCGAAAGCCACCGTCCTCCGTCCGCCGGCAAGGGCGTGGACGGCGGCGGCGAGCGCCTCCTCGAACGAGGCGAAAGCCTCGACCTCCGTCGCCGTCGTCGCTCGCGCCGCGGCATCGTCGAAGACGAAACGGCGATAACCGAAATAGCGCAGGCCGCGCCCGGCAACCTCCTGGGCGGCCCACAGATCGGCCGTCGGTCCGACCAGGATCCACGCCGCGGCGGAGAACACCACCGCCATCCTGTGGCCGGGGTCGGTGTCGTAGCCCATGCTGCGATATCCGCCGCAATAGACCACGTTCGGCGCCGAGGTGGCGACGACGAGGACGTCCTCGCCCGCCAGGTCCAGCACGCGCGCGCGGTGACGGGCGGCCAGCGCCGCAAGATCGATGTCGGGGCCGGCCGTCATGGTTCCAGCGGGTTGAATTCGCCGACGAATTCGTTGCAGTCCGCCGGGTAGACCAGCCGGACCGAGGTGACGGGCAACTCGTCCGCCCAGGTCTGGCGCAACGAGACGAGGAGCGGCGAGCCCACCGGGACGCCGAGCCGCTCGGCTTCTGCGGCACCCGCGGCCTCGGCGCGGATGGTGTGGCGCAGTCGCGTGCAGGGCAGGCGTGCCAGCAGCCACGTGTTCGGCATCTCCGCCTCGAAATCGGCCTCTGCGGCGTCGGGCGCCGCGGCGAGGTTGATGTAGCGCTCCTCCAGCACTTCCGGCGTGTCGAAGCCGCAATGGGCGGCGGTCAGCGCCAGCACCGGCGTGCCGGCATTGACCGCCGGCCAGAACGCCGTGGCCTTGCCGGCCACCAGCTCGCGCTTTCGCAGGACCTTGTAGCTGTAGGTGCGACCCTTGCCCTCGATATCCTGCCGGACGTCCAGAAAGCCGATCACCGCATGGGTCTCGGTGGTTCGGGCGACGCGCGTGCCCTGCTTGCGGCGGCGCTCCAGCAGGCCCGCTTCGGTCAGCTTGGAAAGCGCCTTGCTCACGGTGGCGCGGGTGGTGGAGAGGCTTTCCATGAGGCTGTGCTCGGAGGGCAGGCGATATCCCGCCGGCCAGCGGCCGCTTAGGATTTCCATCCGGACGGCGCGCTCGATCTGCTTGTAGAGCGGGCCCTGGCCATCGAGCGTGATGGTCGCATTGCCCGCGTCCTCTCCGGCTCCCATGGCGCCTCCTTCACGTCGACGATCACCGCGACGCTTGCCACAGAACGGCATGTATTGTCTAGGCAAATGCGGAGAGAGCGATCGGGCGGGTGCTTTCGTGCCTGCAAACGGGAAGGCGATGCAGCGGGCGCGTCTCGACAAAGGACCGCTGCCGCACGCCGCGGGCGCATCGCCGGCTTGCTGCGAATTCCGTCGAGGTGCGCCGGAATTCATATGCATTGAACAGGATGATGTCCTATATTGCAGGCAATCACGGGCATGCTTCTTTACGGAAACCAATGGGGGTTGGTTATGACAAGAAAAATAATGACTATACCAATGTCCCTGCAGAAAATGCTGGAAGAAGAAGCTAGGCAAAAAAACATTAGCATCGATAATCTTATTTTATCTATTCTAACCGATCATGTGAAATTGAATATTCACACCGTCTTCCAGGTCTCCACGTCCGGCGCGCTGGTCGCGGGGGTGTACGACAAGGAGGTCACGGTCGGAACGCTGCTCGAGCATGGTAATTTCGGGTTGGGCACCTTTGCCGGTCTCGATGGCGAGATGGTGGTGCTGGACGGGCACGTCTACCAGGCCCACGGCTCCGGAAAGGTGACCGAGGCAACCGGGGACGCGGGCGCGCCGTTCGCGGTGATCACCGAATTCACCCCCGACAGGTCGGGCACGGTCACCGCGGTCGGCAGCTTCGCCGATCTGGAGGCGCGCTGCGACGCCTTCCGCTCCTCCGACAACATCTTCTATGCGCTGCGCCTGCATGGCCAGTTCTCGCGCATCAAGACCCGCGCGGTGAACCCGCCCGCGCCCGGGGTCGCGCTCACGGAGGCGGCCAAGTCGCAGAGCGAGTTCGTTTTCGAGAATGTGTCCGGGACTCTCATCGGCATCTGGTCGCCGGCCTTTGCCAGCGAGTTCAGCGTCCAGGGCTACCACTTTCATTTCATTTCCGATGCCAGGGACCACGGCGGCCATGTGCTGGATGTGAAGGCGGACGCGCTCGACTTCCAGATCGAAGCACTGACCGATTATCACCTCATCCTTCCGGAAACCGAGGCCTACCTGAAGGCCAATCTCGGCAGGAACATCGCCGCCGAACTCGATGCCGCCGAACGCGGCCACTGAACCTGATCTCCGGGGAAAATCATGTCCGATGAAGAGAAAACGGCCCAGATCGGCGCCGATCTCGTGGTTCGCGCTCTGGAAGATCGCGGCGTAACGCATGTGTTCGGCATTCCAGGTGCGAAGATCGACGCGGTCTTCAATTCTCTGGTCTCCTCGAAGATCGAGACGGTCGTCTGCCGTCACGAGCAGAATGCGGCCTTCATCGCCGGCGGCATCGGCCGCATGACCGGCAAGGCCGGCGTTTGCATCGCGACCTCCGGTCCCGGCGTCTCCAATCTCGTCACCGGACTGGCCACCGCCAACAGCGAGGGCGACCCGCTCCTTGCGCTCGGCGGAGCTGTATCGGTCGCCGATGCGGACAAGCAGATCCATCAGTCGA of Pseudoxanthobacter soli DSM 19599 contains these proteins:
- a CDS encoding MNIO family bufferin maturase codes for the protein MEDLMPMSLPAGPGVGFKPAHFDAILADAANPPAFVEIHAENYMGDGGRPHAQLGALRERFALSVHGVGLSIGGEGPLDTAHLARLRRLIDRYRPESFSEHLAWSTHDGAFFNDLLPLPYTPGTLARVGDHIRRVQDTLGRRMLLENPSTYLRFEESTIDEVEFLGALVAGTGCGLLLDINNVFVSAVNHDTDPRAYLADFPFEAVGELHLGGHDSDTDETGAPLLIDAHGSPVADPVWALFEEVIGRTGPLPSLIEWDNDVPEWPVLSAEVARAGAVLARHSRSRAA
- a CDS encoding BufA1 family periplasmic bufferin-type metallophore — protein: MTTTTSKTTLAVATLAGSLVAALGMVASAAAGPVAPQPTMDKCYGVAMAGQNDCAAGAGTTCAGTSKVDYDAKAWKYVAKGTCETIKTPKGMGHLQPM
- a CDS encoding sigma-70 family RNA polymerase sigma factor — protein: MTDRERRWAGLMQAALAGDGAAYERLLREIAPAIRVVVQRRLTRIGAPAAECEDIVQETLLALHLKRQSWRTGDPLGPWLWTIARNKMVDHLRRRGRRVEVPVEDFADVLAAPEERPGTEAADVERHLAQLPEKQRDVLRSIAVDGSSIGETAERMKMTPGAVRGALHRAFSSLSARLRTDG
- a CDS encoding NrsF family protein; the protein is MKTDDLIRGLAADVRPTRGLGVGLALALAAGLAGALVLFALVLSPRHGMPALLAEPRILLKFAVTLSLAVAAGWTALRLVRPGSKAAGPARLLALPAALLALGVAAEMVVTPEADWMPGLVGHYAVYCVMLVPVMSAPVLGAVLLALRRGAPSRPALAGAVAGLMAGGLGAALYAFHCIDDSPLFMLTWYGIAIGIVTAAGAVIGRRVLAW
- a CDS encoding ABC transporter substrate-binding protein gives rise to the protein MHTTRRTILKGMAGLPALFAGLSPLAALAQAGGGDTLRVAAGKPAGDLDPHKYKGLWAIQDLIFEPLIRYGHGGKMEPALATDWQVENAGKLFRVHLRKDVTFQDGTPWDAAAMTWNLDRWIGKDSASWMNASRLFSNYKVLDDHTVEINFKEPVLGLLNEFAYVRPVRFLSPKSVGADGAYAKPVGTGAWIEASADNDGSTFTRFDGYWGDKPGFSRIEVKVLPESRSRMAALRAGEIDLMGGDFLAPIKATEAKTLEKAGIPVAVELGTTTVVIGFNPQRNPALEDLAVRQAMNIGFDRQAIAKVLYQGLAEPAGNLFPASVPLAGTRFPVPARDVEAAKKLLEEAGWVGAPIREKDGKPLKLEMVVSEEQIAGSRSLAEILQAQLGEVGIGITIRSVDHASRHSDIPARVFDLALFTTFGAPYEPFGTIVGLLLSTYDNGVDGKLVIDPQKLDPLVLAATNAPEDEVGAALQAIYDQMHADVSMLPLFYSPAIWAHTARVKGFEVPATEYDLPYRGITLES
- a CDS encoding ABC transporter permease, with translation MSTLIAIRLRNAAVLLVLATMLCFALVVSAPGNVAVLIAELRTPKATFEQIKVVEEELGLNQPLLVRYGSWLNGVLHGNLGVSYKTGDAIGPALASRLPVTLTLVVGGAAFAMLLSFTLGFAGALWPGRLGDALSRVVALLGASMPSFFVGALLIYALAVELGLFPTFGSAGLSSWVLPWMTIGLLPAAVLSRVVRVGLEEAMARPFALTASAKGLSRRAILFRHALPNIAPTYINALGAQGGAMVVGAVVVEPLFALKGIADLFLQGVLFRDFMVVQACLLVFLTSFVLLNLLVDIGMMFTDPKLRRQGANA
- a CDS encoding ABC transporter permease, whose protein sequence is MRRLRDLLHVLSGLPKLAFVAVGLFVLLGLFAPWLAPYDPNAQDLLAAHADPSWQHWLGTDHLGRDTLSRLIVSARTSLVGMSLVLLIALSVGITIGTVAGYRRGWVEEVLMRVVDVGLAMPSLIVALAVIGIFGTGYWNMILALALAWWPGSARISRAVAVGVMNRPHIESLRVLGASPARIYFHHLLPSTIGAVLVYATADAGAVALSIATLSFLGLGIQPPTPEWGQMLVDALPYLESAPWQVILPGLVLTLVVIGFNLLGESIALNRVPTPLPRGVLLKRRALAAGWRKAAP
- a CDS encoding ABC transporter ATP-binding protein, producing MTVCDVLKVSNLSIDLYTTRAALRPVDGVSYSVAAGETLAIVGESGSGKTVLNFAPLGLMPTGVVTDLSGSILFAGRELVGLAEPDMRRIRGGGIGTIFQDPMSALNPALRIGRQIAEVAELHLGMSAAQAEARALDLLKLVRMSDPEARLRQYPHELSGGLRQRAMIAIAIAAEPKLLIADEPTTALDVTVQAQIIGLLKDLQRRLNTAIVLITHDMGVVASIASRVAVMYAGRLAEYGSVEQVLLTPRHPYTRGLIAALPSAEDAPGALFRGLPGTPPVLGAPLSACAFAPRCSQAIDVCARQLPALQAAEHASAVACHVVNAINPKERVYA